AAGCGGCATACAAACAATCGAGATGCAGTTCCTTGCCGATTTGGAACTGACGTGCGAGAGTTGCAACGGCAAGCGATTCAAGAAAGAAATTCTCGCCGTTCACTATCACGACAAAAACATTGACGACGTGCTGAACATGACTGTCTCCGATGCGATTCTGTTTTTTCGTCAGCAACAGACGGGAAGGAAAATTGTGCAGAGATTGCAAGTGCTTGAAGATGTCGGCATGGGTTACATTCGTCTCGGTCAATCGGCGACGACTCTTTCGGGCGGCGAAGCACAGCGCGTAAAGTTAGCCGCGCATCTTGCCGAGCAACAACAAGGAAAGCACACGCTCTACATTTTTGATGAGCCGACCACCGGCTTGCACTTCGACGACATTGTAAAACTGTTGAGATGCTTCAACGCACTGCTCGAAAAAGGAAACTCGCTTCTCATCATCGAGCATAACATGGAAGTGATTAAATGCGCGGATTGGATACTTGATTTAGGTCCCGAAGCAGGAGACCGCGGTGGAGAAGTTGTTGTTGCCGGAACGCCAGAGACCGTGGCGAAGTGTGAGAAGTCGTTTACGGGTGTGTTTTTGAGGAAGTATTTATGATGAGCATATGTGCGACTCACTTGCCCATGAATTGTTTGACAAATCCCGACATTTTGTTTGCATTTGAAAGAGAAGTGAGTCGCACCTTCCGTCTCACTTCAAAACTTTTTGAAATAAACAACATTTGTCTATCCTTCAAATAACGAGTTGTACTTTCTATGCTTCGTAAAGTTATCTTCGCACAAGACGAATATTACCACATCTATAATCGTGGTTGCAACCGGGAAAATATATTTCTGTCGGATGAAAATTACCGTTTTCTTCTGAGAAACCTTAAATCGTTGGTTGAAGAATATAATGTTTGTGTAATAGCATACTGTCTCATGCCCAATCATTATCACTTTCTGCTCAGACAAGATGGTGAGAAAAACTCGGGTAAACTCATTCAGTTTCTCTTCAACAAATACACGAAGGCATTTAATGCAATGCATAAACGAACCGGAACATTGTTTGAGGGTCCATTCAAAGCAATTCATGTTGACAAGCAGGAGTACTTGATACACCTCTGTCGTTATATTCATCGTAACCCTCTCGAGGCGGGATTAGTTGCAAACATCGAAGATTGGGAATACACAAATTATTTGGAATGGATTGGAAAACGAAAAGGGATGTTATGGGATAAAGAATTTGTCAATGATAATTTTAGAACGGCGGAAGAGTACAAAAAATTTGTTCTTGAATATATTTCTCCTAAAAAGTTGGAGGAGGAATGGAGGAAATACAGAATAGAACGATAGAAGTGTGACATCGTGAATGAGCATAGTGTATGTGCAGTATGTGCGACTCACTTTCCCTTGAAAGATTTTACAAATCTTGACCTTTTATATTACTTTTGAAGGAGAAGTGAGTCGCACGTTCTTCCCGCGTGTTATTTTGCTAACAACATTTTTCTCGTCTCGACATAGTTCTCGGTCACGATTCTGTACACATAAACGCCGCTCTCTCTGTTTGAAGCATCCCAATTGACAATGTGTTCTCCCGTTTCCATCTTGCTGTTTAACAATATTGCAATTTCCCTTCCAAGTAAATCATAAACTTTGAGTGATACGAATGATTGTGATGGTAAAGTAAAACTGATTTTTGTTGAAGGGTTGAAAGGATTGGGATAATTCTGTTTGAGGAAAATGTCTGAAGGAACGAGTGCCGATTGCCATCCCAAACAATGGTTATCTATTTTGTTGACGTTTCTGAATTTCTTCCGGTGTTCCCAACGGGAAAATATAAAGGATTTCTCCTGAAACTGCGTCAATAAAAACCTCTTTATCTGAATCTAATACAAGTTCCCGAGAACTAACAGTACATCTCCAAAAACTTTTATTTAACAACTTTCCATGGCTCGCTTCAATAAGTTCTAAATCTGTTTCTCTATACGAAGTAATTACCTTTTTCTGTTTTATAGAGTCGAGTGTAATCGGGTGTTCCGGCTCTAATTTTATAATTTCATTAACATCATTGAATGGAGAAATGCTTTGCAGATACGTACGGCAAATATTTATGACTTGCACTTTATTAAAGTTTCCATTCTTTCTGTTACAATTTACCGACAACAATGGAAGCACAATGAAAATGCTAAACAATAAAAAGGCTAAATCAATTCTGTTTTGTTTGCGAATTCTTAATTGATTTAGAACGTCAATATTTTTTAGTCTTATCTTTATCATACATGTCAAACATAAAAAAATAAACTAATGCACGTTGACAACCTACCACGCGCTTCCCACACTCAGCGAAATAAACAAACCGCCGAACTCGTTTTTGTATTCGACGTTATTTCCTTGTTTCATGCTTTCAATTCCGCCTGAGTAAGGAACAAAGTAGTAGCGAACGTTCATTCCGAACAGCGTAGAACGTTCCGAGCCGAAGAACGCACCGAAACCGAGATAGCCGCCAACGGTATAGCGAGGCTGTCCTTTGCCAAGCGCTGTAAAATATTCTTCACGGTACGGAAACACATACACCATCGTCGGTCCGGCGGCGGCGTTTACATACGGACGAAAATTATCCATAATATCTTCCCGGAACAGACGATACTGCACTCCGACAAACAACGGCATCACGAGAAAACGATTTTCTTTTCCCAATACGTACGATTGCCCTGTCCAGTAATCGTACCGTTCAACTTCCCGCTCATCTTTCGATTCGGAAATTGAGAAGTCAACAAAGCCGGCAAGTTCGGGCGTGTATTCGTGTCGGTAGAAAAATCCGAGACCGAAACCGTTTGTGGAAACGAGAATGTCGGTTCCCCATGAATTATTGAATGGAAGAGTTGGTTGCTCAACTTCCTCGCCAGTGAGTAGAGTGGGAACGAGGTTACTGTCGTTTTTATCTTGCGTGAAAGATGGTTGATTGAGAACCATCAAGAAAGAAAAAAGGAGAAGGATAGTTTTCGTTTGCATAAAGAAACTCATTCGTGGTTGATTGTTGAGTTAATATACTTTGGTTTTTTTGCAAAATCAACTTGCAAAGCAGTTCTCAGCGCGCTTTGCGTCTTCGCGGTTAATTTCAACCGCAGAGACGCAAAGTTCGCAGAGGTTATTCCTCCAGTGTGAATGGAGTGGCGGGAGATGGATGCCGATACGATTCGATGGCAATAAAGAGCCCCGCGCCGATTGCACCGATGCCAAGAACAATTCCAAGAACGAAGGTGATGTCGGCAAATGTTTCAGCCGAGTCGAGCATGTTCCATGAACGGAAAAGATTCCACCAATCATGCGTAGAAATATCCCGTGTGATGAGCGGAAGATGCCGGTACGGCGCATCACGCATATACACACTGACATCCATCATGTTGAAGCCGGTGAGAAACAGCGGGAGCGGAGCGAGTTTGCTCTTCTCTTTCACCGCGATGATGAACGAGAGAAGCGGGAACATAATCTGCCAAAACGAACCGCCGAGCAAATGCAATGTCCTCCCGAAAAAACTGAAAAGAAAATGTCCACCTTCGTGAATGAAAAGAAAGACAGAGCGAATGACGAAGATGAGTGTCGGCAGTCTGGTAAAGTGCGCAACATCCTGAAAGGAGATGATGGAAAGGATGAGGACGTAAACAAGAAAACTGTAGAACACTAATTCGATGGTTAGTCTTGTTTGGTTTCCTTTGGTTGATGTTGGTTTTGGTGGAAACATCTGATGTGATTTCTTAGCGTCTGCTTTGCGTCCTCAGCGGTATATTTTTTACCGCAAAGTTCACAAAGGAGACGCATAGGACGCAGAGGTTATTTTTTCTCGACTCGTTTCAAGTCCAACTCCTTGAAATCGAAATCGAAGTTGGGAATGTCAATCTTCAACTCGGTGACGTTTCCTTTTGCATCGAGGAGAAACTGAGCGAATCCTTTGCCGAAAGGATAATTCATTGGGCGGACAGTTGCGCGAAAAGTATCGAAGTGCCAATGTTCAAGGTCGGCGACGAGATTTTCCGTCGGGTTGAACGTTACGACGAGTTTCTTATTCTCGACCGAAACGGTAACATCGCCGTACAACTCACCCGAATATGTTCCTGCATATCTCTCCAATGCCAGTGATGGCTTGGTTCCTTTCACACGAGAAGAGTCCAGCTTTTTCTCTTCTTCAATTTTGAGTGAGTCGTTATCGTGTTTATCTTTGAGATTACGCGCGTTCCAATCAATCTTTGAAACTCCGAGAAACACATCAACAACTTTCCGTGTGATGATTGAAGAAAGCGACGTCTCGCTGTTCGTCAGAACGACCACGCCCAGACTTTCTTCGGGACAAAGAATAATACGCGAAATCATCCCATCAATTGCGCCGCTGTGACTGAGAAGTTTTCGTCCTTCATAATCGCTCATGCCCCAGCCGAGTCCGTAGCCCTGAAAATGAATTGAAGGAAACAATTTTTCGGATTGCTCGCTTACGCCGACCGGCGTATGAACAGTCCACATTGTGCGGGATGTTTGCTTGCTGAATAGTTCCTTGCCGTTGAATGTGCCGCGTCCAAGTTGAAGTCGCATCCACTGAGCCATATCATGCGCTGATGAATTGATTGCGCCTGCGGGTCCGAGTTCTTCGTTCGGAAAATGCTTGACGACTCGTAATGCGTTTTGATATTCATTGTGTGGCGTTGCAATGTTCTCTGCCGCCATCAGTTCGGCAAGCGAAGTATTGGTTCGTGACATTCCCAGCGGTTGAAAAATCCGTTCACGCACAAACGCTTCCCAACTTTTTCCTGTCACCGAAGGAATAATTTCTCCCGCCGCCACGAACATGATGTTTTGATACCCGTATGTTGTTCTGAAACTCGAAGTCGGTTTCAAATACTTCACGCGACGAAGCACTTCTTTCCTGTCATACTTCGTCCAGTACCAAACAAGGTCGCCGCCGAATGTTGCAAGTCCGCTCCGGTGACTGAGCAAATCACGCACCTGCATTTCTCTTGTCACCCACGAGTCATACATTTGAAAATCAGGAAGATGTTTGATGGCTGCATCGTCCCATTTTATTTTTCCTTCATCAACTAACATGGCGAGCGAAGCGGAAGTAAATGCTTTGCTGAGCGAAGCAATGGCAAACAGTGTGTGTTCATCAACGGGAGTTTCTCTTCCCATCTCACGAACGCCGTATCCTTTTTCTAACCAGATTGAATCGTTCTTCACTATCGAAACAGCACAGCCGGGAACGTTCCAATCCTTCTGCGCTTGCTTAATGTATGATTCGATTTCTCTGAGTTTTGCTTCATCGGATGATTGGGCAAAGAGTGTAAGGGATGTGAGAAGAAGGAGAATGATGTGAGTTTTGAGATGTGAGATATGAGGCATCATGGGGCGATTTGGTTTGTTATTCATAACAGAATGAGTTTATCAGGTGGACCATGAACATCCACGTTTAGATCACCCGAAAAATTCCAAACTTCAGATATTTTGTTTCAGGCAGAGAAGGAAGTACGGGATGGTCAGGCGAGGCGCCGTGCCACTCGAGCAGGCTGATTTGCCTTCCTGCTTTCTTTGCGGTTGACTGAATGATTTCTAAATATTTGTCTTCATAGACATGATGCGAGCAGGAAGCAGTTGCAAGAATTCCGCCGGGAGAGAGTAACTCGTATGCGAGCGAGTGAAGTTGCCGGTATCCTTTTATTGCTTTGTTGACGGTCTTTTTACTTTTGGCAAACGATGGCGGGTCAAGATTAATGACATCGAATGTTTTTTTCTGCTCAATCATTGCGTTGAGATAATTAAACGCATCAGCAACGATGAATTGTGTCGTTGATTCAAGTTGATTCAATTTCGCGTTCGCTTTTGCATGTTCGATGACATCCGATGAAATATCAACGCCGACAACTTCTTTTGCGCCCGCAGATGCGGCGTGAAGCGCGAAGCCGCCGGCATTACAAAAGCAATCCAGCACGGAACTTTCGCGAACGTATCGTCGGAACGCCTTCCTGTTTTCCCGTTGGTCGAGGAAGAAAGCCGTCTTTTGTCCCTGAAGCAAATCAACGGAGAATTGAATTCCGTATTCCGAGATGATTGTCGGTTCGACAGCGCCGCGAAGTACTCCCGCACGTTGAGCGAGTCCTTCGTATGTTCGGATGACTGCTTCGTTTCGTTCGACAATTCCTTTTGGTTGGAGAAGTGATTCAAGTACATCGCAAATCATCGGCAGCCGTTGGTCCATTCCGGCAGAAAATGTTTGAACGGAAAGAAAATCGTTGTACTTATCAACAATTAAGCCGGGAAGAAAATCCGCTTCGCCATGAACGACACGGTAACTTGTTTCTTCGGGATAGATTTTTTTCCTGAGTTGAAAAGCCGATTCAATTCGCTTTCTGAAAAATTCCGAATTAATTTCTTCCTGCTGTCGCGAAAGTAATCGGACAGCAATAAGTGAATGTGGATTGTAAAACCCAATGCCGAGAAATTCATTAGAAGAATTTTTTACTTCCACCACTTCGCCAATGAGAGGTTCGCCTTCGATTTTTTCAATCTCATTGCTGAATGCCCAGAGATGTCCCGCGGCGATGCGATGGTGTTCGTTTTTTTTGAGAGTGATGAGTTTGTTCATTGGGACAAAAAGAAAAGACGTCTCATCGGTGAGACGTCTTTTCCTAGATATAATAGTGGTTAAGCCACCGTTACTTCTTTACACAGATACACATCCTGAATCGCATTCAGAATTTTCACTCCTTCATCCATCGGTTTTTGGAACGCTTTGCGACCGGAAATCAATCCCATGCCGCCTGCGCGTTTGTTGATGACTGCTGTGCGAACTGCTTCTGCCATATCGGATGCACCTTTACTTTCGCCGCCGGAGTTAATCAATCCTGCGCGACCCATGTAACAATTGGCAACTTGATAACGACAGAGGTCAATTGGATTTTCGCTTGATAATTCTGTGTACATTTTCTTGTGGAATTTCCCATACTTTAATGCTTCGTAGCCGCCGTTGTTTTCCGGTAGTTTTTGTTTGATGATGTCCGCTTCGATGGTGACGCCGAGATGATTTGCCTGCCCGGTTAAATCGGCAGAGACGTGAAAATCTTTTTCTGCTGTTTTGAACGCATTATTTCGAATGTAGCACCAGAGAATTGTCGCCATGCCGAGTTCGTGCGCTTGTTGGAACATCAAACTGACTTCCTGAATTTGCCGCTTCGATTCTGCGGAGCCGAAATAAATTGTCGCACCGACTGCAACTGCACCCATATCGTACGCTTGTTTGATTCGCCCGAAAATAATTTGGTCGTATGTGTTCGGGTACGAGAGAAATTCGTTGTGGTTGAACTTGAGGACAAACGGGATTTTGTGTGAATATTTTCGGGCAACAGCCCCAAGCACTCCGAGTGTCGAAGCAACCGCGTTGCATCCGCCCTCGATTGCTAACTTAACAATGTTCTCCGGGTCGAAGTAAATCGGGTTCGGTGCGAACGATGCGCCGGCTGAATGTTCAATCCCTTGGTCGACGGGAAGAATCGAAACATAACCGGTGTGTGCAAGTCGCCCGTGATGAATCATCCATGCAAGACTTTGCAGAACCGGAGTTGGTCGGTCAGATAGTGCATATACGTCATCTACATAGTTCGGTCCGGGGAGATGAAGCATCTCTTTCGGAATCGTTTTACATTTATGTTTGAGAAGTTTCTTGGCATCTGCGCCAAGGAGTTGTTCGATTTGATTGATAGTCATACTGTTCTTTCAATAAGGTTAGTTTCTAAGTCTGAAATAAAAATGTGTGAACAATATACAAAAATGAGGTTTATCGGTGAAATTGAATTTCACGATAAGAATCCCTACATTTTGCACCATCAATTTACAGTTCTATCTTTTTCATCAATT
This sequence is a window from Ignavibacteriota bacterium. Protein-coding genes within it:
- a CDS encoding transposase, whose translation is MLRKVIFAQDEYYHIYNRGCNRENIFLSDENYRFLLRNLKSLVEEYNVCVIAYCLMPNHYHFLLRQDGEKNSGKLIQFLFNKYTKAFNAMHKRTGTLFEGPFKAIHVDKQEYLIHLCRYIHRNPLEAGLVANIEDWEYTNYLEWIGKRKGMLWDKEFVNDNFRTAEEYKKFVLEYISPKKLEEEWRKYRIER
- a CDS encoding T9SS type A sorting domain-containing protein, with the protein product MGWQSALVPSDIFLKQNYPNPFNPSTKISFTLPSQSFVSLKVYDLLGREIAILLNSKMETGEHIVNWDASNRESGVYVYRIVTENYVETRKMLLAK
- a CDS encoding serine hydrolase, which translates into the protein MNNKPNRPMMPHISHLKTHIILLLLTSLTLFAQSSDEAKLREIESYIKQAQKDWNVPGCAVSIVKNDSIWLEKGYGVREMGRETPVDEHTLFAIASLSKAFTSASLAMLVDEGKIKWDDAAIKHLPDFQMYDSWVTREMQVRDLLSHRSGLATFGGDLVWYWTKYDRKEVLRRVKYLKPTSSFRTTYGYQNIMFVAAGEIIPSVTGKSWEAFVRERIFQPLGMSRTNTSLAELMAAENIATPHNEYQNALRVVKHFPNEELGPAGAINSSAHDMAQWMRLQLGRGTFNGKELFSKQTSRTMWTVHTPVGVSEQSEKLFPSIHFQGYGLGWGMSDYEGRKLLSHSGAIDGMISRIILCPEESLGVVVLTNSETSLSSIITRKVVDVFLGVSKIDWNARNLKDKHDNDSLKIEEEKKLDSSRVKGTKPSLALERYAGTYSGELYGDVTVSVENKKLVVTFNPTENLVADLEHWHFDTFRATVRPMNYPFGKGFAQFLLDAKGNVTELKIDIPNFDFDFKELDLKRVEKK
- a CDS encoding class I SAM-dependent rRNA methyltransferase, yielding MNKLITLKKNEHHRIAAGHLWAFSNEIEKIEGEPLIGEVVEVKNSSNEFLGIGFYNPHSLIAVRLLSRQQEEINSEFFRKRIESAFQLRKKIYPEETSYRVVHGEADFLPGLIVDKYNDFLSVQTFSAGMDQRLPMICDVLESLLQPKGIVERNEAVIRTYEGLAQRAGVLRGAVEPTIISEYGIQFSVDLLQGQKTAFFLDQRENRKAFRRYVRESSVLDCFCNAGGFALHAASAGAKEVVGVDISSDVIEHAKANAKLNQLESTTQFIVADAFNYLNAMIEQKKTFDVINLDPPSFAKSKKTVNKAIKGYRQLHSLAYELLSPGGILATASCSHHVYEDKYLEIIQSTAKKAGRQISLLEWHGASPDHPVLPSLPETKYLKFGIFRVI
- a CDS encoding class I fructose-bisphosphate aldolase, with protein sequence MTINQIEQLLGADAKKLLKHKCKTIPKEMLHLPGPNYVDDVYALSDRPTPVLQSLAWMIHHGRLAHTGYVSILPVDQGIEHSAGASFAPNPIYFDPENIVKLAIEGGCNAVASTLGVLGAVARKYSHKIPFVLKFNHNEFLSYPNTYDQIIFGRIKQAYDMGAVAVGATIYFGSAESKRQIQEVSLMFQQAHELGMATILWCYIRNNAFKTAEKDFHVSADLTGQANHLGVTIEADIIKQKLPENNGGYEALKYGKFHKKMYTELSSENPIDLCRYQVANCYMGRAGLINSGGESKGASDMAEAVRTAVINKRAGGMGLISGRKAFQKPMDEGVKILNAIQDVYLCKEVTVA